The Pseudodesulfovibrio sp. zrk46 genome contains a region encoding:
- a CDS encoding polysaccharide deacetylase family protein yields MTLDVLNTLFTELGKWAQAEMTASFWWRDDDAGEPCIELDRLIGLSDQYAAPCGLATIPVRAGEPLRKTLAEAPHVWVLQHGYAHVNHAPKGNGAWELGLHRPVSTVLDELRQGMLKLSQLFKERFVPVVVPPWNKMDPELLPYLPVMGFRGVSASYKAHRPVPPGDLRVADAHCDLLSWKGKDKSARFAGSEKCVTSLVDHLKDKRTGRTDETEPTCVLTHHLEMDEAAWDFMDTLLSVISGHPAATWVAPVDIWPAN; encoded by the coding sequence TTTACGGAACTGGGCAAATGGGCGCAGGCGGAGATGACCGCCTCATTCTGGTGGCGCGACGATGATGCCGGAGAACCCTGCATCGAATTGGATCGGCTCATAGGTCTGAGCGATCAATACGCTGCCCCGTGTGGTCTGGCGACCATTCCTGTCCGTGCCGGGGAACCGTTGCGAAAGACTCTCGCCGAAGCACCGCATGTCTGGGTGCTCCAGCACGGTTATGCCCATGTCAATCACGCGCCCAAGGGCAATGGGGCGTGGGAGCTCGGTCTGCACCGACCGGTTTCCACGGTTCTGGACGAATTGCGGCAGGGCATGCTCAAGCTCTCCCAGTTGTTCAAGGAACGCTTCGTCCCCGTGGTCGTACCGCCCTGGAACAAGATGGACCCCGAGCTGCTGCCCTACCTGCCGGTCATGGGCTTTCGGGGTGTCTCGGCCAGCTACAAGGCCCACCGCCCGGTGCCGCCGGGCGACCTGCGGGTGGCCGATGCCCACTGCGATCTGCTCTCCTGGAAAGGCAAGGACAAGAGTGCCAGATTCGCGGGCAGCGAAAAATGCGTGACGAGTCTCGTCGACCACCTTAAGGACAAAAGGACCGGCCGCACCGACGAGACCGAACCCACCTGCGTGCTCACCCATCATCTGGAGATGGACGAGGCCGCGTGGGATTTTATGGATACATTGTTATCCGTTATCAGTGGTCACCCCGCCGCAACATGGGTGGCACCTGTAGACATATGGCCTGCAAACTAA
- a CDS encoding cupin encodes MDDLFTHFSSGIIAQGNSIKDAKNLSWNPHPSNAGVSLKHLVTGSETDGRFSVHLVKLDAGAEIGEHVHENHWELHEVAGGDGVCLLEMGITSYGPGDINVLPENIKHYIKAGENGLLLMAKFIPALL; translated from the coding sequence ATGGACGACCTTTTCACTCATTTTTCATCTGGCATCATAGCTCAAGGAAACAGTATAAAAGACGCAAAGAACCTATCTTGGAACCCTCATCCATCCAATGCCGGAGTGAGCCTCAAACATCTGGTCACAGGCAGCGAGACTGACGGGCGGTTCAGTGTTCATTTGGTCAAGCTGGACGCAGGCGCTGAAATCGGAGAGCATGTGCATGAAAACCACTGGGAGTTGCATGAAGTCGCCGGAGGAGATGGCGTTTGCCTGCTTGAGATGGGAATAACCTCTTACGGACCGGGCGATATAAACGTGCTGCCTGAGAACATCAAACATTACATAAAAGCTGGAGAGAATGGTCTGCTTCTCATGGCCAAATTCATTCCGGCACTGCTGTAA
- a CDS encoding AraC family transcriptional regulator: protein MPKASDELEFMTIRGLEGVTMIHSFGPVRATGRHVHKSLTLGVVLSGKRSLCIDTETYEAGPGAVLCIGPNVAHTCMDLGPCEYVMFSVPTSLIAALGFTETLPATNCPVIDSPHLFGMLVRLIETVDEHAFIMERQSQIIEILSLVLEKESASADIPQNIAQAVCFMEKNFSENIGLGELARIAELSPCRFNRRFSQVYGMPPHEFHNQIRTQEAKRLIASGSTLAEAAAHCGFNDQSHMNRIFKKLMGMTPGRYAKAFR from the coding sequence ATGCCAAAAGCTTCTGATGAGCTGGAATTTATGACGATTAGAGGCCTCGAAGGAGTGACGATGATTCACTCCTTCGGGCCTGTTCGTGCGACGGGGCGGCATGTGCACAAGTCCTTGACGCTTGGCGTTGTGCTCTCCGGGAAGCGGTCGTTGTGTATCGATACAGAGACATATGAAGCCGGACCAGGGGCTGTATTATGTATCGGCCCCAATGTTGCGCACACCTGTATGGATTTGGGCCCCTGCGAATACGTCATGTTCAGTGTGCCAACCTCTCTTATTGCAGCGCTTGGTTTTACAGAGACTCTGCCAGCCACGAATTGTCCGGTTATCGATTCTCCCCATTTGTTTGGCATGCTTGTCCGGCTCATTGAGACAGTGGATGAGCATGCATTTATCATGGAGCGTCAATCGCAAATCATAGAGATATTGTCGTTAGTGCTTGAAAAGGAATCTGCTTCTGCGGATATCCCCCAGAATATTGCTCAAGCTGTCTGCTTCATGGAGAAGAACTTCAGCGAGAACATCGGTCTTGGAGAATTGGCTCGAATCGCCGAGTTGAGTCCTTGCCGTTTCAATCGCCGTTTTTCTCAAGTTTATGGGATGCCTCCCCATGAGTTCCATAACCAGATTCGTACACAAGAGGCTAAACGTCTTATTGCCTCTGGCAGTACCTTGGCTGAAGCCGCTGCACATTGTGGATTCAATGATCAAAGTCATATGAATCGAATATTCAAGAAGCTCATGGGGATGACGCCAGGTCGCTATGCAAAGGCCTTCCGCTAA
- a CDS encoding GNAT family N-acetyltransferase — protein sequence MNAILRRAEPGDFDAICELLHENMNAHFPVERWRKLFTHGWSDEDPDYGVVAVDGDKIVGFHGHICSHRRVGERRERFVNFTSWYILKPYRGNGLGRQMLEMATADPNTTYTVCSLSPKRVDFFKTLGLDVLDTERLLWRKDGHEYENLDFIDDPEVIAMRANPDEVEVLKDHAGLKVTPILLSTRCTQCLLLLSISVKKDDVTYYDVLYRSNPGLFSDRVFDIAEAILPDGNAVLAADRRFVEGDAPRAEVETLVSPRFYKTGRVKPRNVDLAYSEIVLLDLKLD from the coding sequence ATGAACGCCATTCTGCGCCGGGCCGAGCCCGGAGATTTCGACGCCATCTGTGAACTGTTGCATGAGAACATGAACGCCCATTTCCCTGTTGAGAGATGGCGCAAACTCTTTACCCATGGCTGGAGCGATGAAGATCCTGATTACGGTGTCGTAGCCGTAGACGGCGATAAGATTGTTGGCTTCCATGGTCACATTTGCTCCCACCGCAGGGTGGGGGAGCGTCGTGAACGCTTCGTGAATTTCACGTCCTGGTATATTTTGAAGCCCTATCGCGGGAACGGACTGGGCCGTCAGATGCTGGAGATGGCAACCGCCGATCCCAACACCACCTACACGGTCTGCTCCCTCTCGCCCAAGCGGGTGGATTTTTTCAAGACCCTCGGTCTCGATGTGCTCGACACCGAACGCCTGCTCTGGCGCAAGGACGGGCATGAGTATGAGAACCTCGATTTCATTGATGATCCCGAGGTCATCGCCATGCGCGCCAACCCCGACGAGGTGGAGGTCCTCAAGGACCACGCCGGCCTCAAGGTTACGCCCATCCTGCTCTCCACCCGTTGCACCCAGTGTTTGCTGCTGCTCTCCATCTCGGTGAAGAAAGACGACGTCACCTATTATGACGTGCTCTACCGCAGCAACCCCGGCCTCTTCTCCGACCGCGTGTTCGACATCGCCGAAGCCATCCTTCCCGATGGCAACGCCGTGCTCGCCGCCGACCGCCGCTTCGTGGAAGGCGACGCACCCCGTGCCGAGGTCGAAACCCTTGTTTCGCCCCGTTTCTACAAGACGGGCCGCGTCAAGCCGCGCAACGTCGACCTCGCCTACTCCGAGATCGTGTTGCTGGATTTGAAGCTGGATTAG
- a CDS encoding ATP-binding protein: MYNLRETLKYAYRDPQPPAEFQKEFRQSVTLSNCRRLKAVTLPIILVLLGLLVLDFVTFFNSEIYDTQIIALILRAVGPIFCVAFFILVGPLRSINDLSPRHSLLWKGYMTIFLLYAAITVGVLFPIRGSVSAFYILLLGAPAFLTMTPRQVALHLFTGFLALTFSLSHFAPHEKMIQYHMINTGILLWVGYALSRINSMSAYRDFMNRKVIEEKNHQLEDARDKAQAANRAKSEFLAAISHEIRTPMNSILGMTEIALHTKLDKEQREYIETARESGLLLMDIINDMLDFSRIEARKFRLISTHFDLPAVIQSAVKTVRIQAERKGLSLDFETMEGTPRYLKGDPGRLRQVLMNLLDNAITYTEEGSVRLTVGLLKETSDDRDRPVGLRFSVKDTGCGIPQDHLDSIFDPFAQVGDSTARFSRGSGLGLTISRTLIQFMGGTISVHSTEGKGSEFIFTARFAPGDSQRASETDLIDASWNVNLPIKPSRVLLVDDNPVNVKVELLHLNRMGMTTTVADSGAKALDLLAENDYDIVLMDLEMPGMDGYEATRIIRSSTNGNQRVRQPDIPILAVTAHALGEVRDRCERIGMDGFVAKPVGFGELGSAMRQLLGGSWNVATPDNDSKAPPVLDIAKAASQLGVTRSEVAYLLPKAVAEIAHKFELAENGLERSVLREVALQSHTLKSVAASIGAEATRRAAVKLENASRRDDGQLSVQRLEELRRELFHLQKAAKEL; encoded by the coding sequence ATGTATAACTTGCGCGAAACGCTCAAATACGCTTATCGCGACCCGCAACCGCCTGCTGAATTTCAAAAGGAATTCCGCCAGTCCGTCACGCTGTCCAACTGCCGTCGGCTCAAAGCGGTCACCCTCCCCATCATTCTGGTCCTGCTCGGCCTGCTTGTGCTGGACTTTGTCACCTTCTTCAATTCCGAGATTTATGACACACAGATAATTGCATTGATCCTGCGCGCCGTGGGCCCCATCTTTTGCGTTGCTTTCTTCATCCTTGTCGGACCGTTGCGCAGCATCAACGACCTCTCGCCACGGCACAGCCTGCTGTGGAAGGGGTACATGACCATCTTCCTGCTCTATGCAGCCATCACCGTAGGTGTTCTCTTCCCGATCAGGGGCTCAGTCTCCGCATTCTATATTCTCCTGCTCGGCGCTCCCGCGTTTCTGACCATGACCCCAAGACAGGTCGCCTTGCACCTCTTCACCGGCTTTCTGGCTCTGACCTTTTCCCTGAGCCACTTCGCACCGCATGAGAAAATGATCCAGTACCACATGATCAACACCGGCATTCTCCTGTGGGTCGGCTACGCCCTCTCCCGCATCAACAGCATGTCGGCATACCGGGACTTCATGAACCGGAAAGTGATCGAAGAGAAGAACCACCAACTCGAGGACGCCCGCGACAAGGCACAGGCCGCCAACCGGGCCAAATCCGAATTTCTTGCCGCCATCTCTCACGAGATCCGCACCCCCATGAACTCCATCCTCGGCATGACCGAGATCGCCCTGCACACCAAGCTCGACAAGGAGCAGCGGGAATACATCGAGACAGCCCGGGAATCCGGCCTGCTGCTCATGGACATCATCAACGACATGCTGGACTTCTCCCGCATCGAGGCGCGCAAGTTCCGCCTGATCTCCACCCACTTTGACCTGCCCGCCGTGATCCAGTCAGCCGTCAAGACAGTCCGGATTCAGGCCGAACGGAAAGGTTTGTCGCTGGACTTCGAGACCATGGAGGGCACGCCCCGCTATCTCAAGGGCGATCCGGGACGCCTCCGTCAGGTGCTCATGAACCTGCTGGACAACGCCATCACCTATACCGAAGAAGGATCTGTGCGCCTCACGGTGGGACTTCTCAAAGAGACTTCGGATGACAGGGATCGACCAGTGGGACTCCGCTTCTCGGTCAAGGACACCGGCTGCGGCATCCCGCAGGATCACCTTGACTCCATCTTTGACCCCTTTGCCCAAGTGGGCGACTCCACGGCACGGTTCAGTCGCGGCTCCGGCCTCGGCCTGACCATCAGCCGGACCCTCATCCAGTTCATGGGCGGCACCATCTCGGTCCACTCCACCGAGGGGAAAGGCAGCGAGTTTATTTTCACGGCCCGCTTTGCCCCGGGCGACAGCCAGCGCGCCTCCGAGACCGATCTCATCGACGCCTCGTGGAACGTCAATCTGCCCATCAAGCCCTCCCGGGTGCTGCTGGTGGACGACAACCCGGTCAACGTCAAGGTGGAGCTGCTCCACCTCAACCGCATGGGCATGACCACCACCGTGGCGGACAGTGGCGCCAAGGCTCTCGATCTGCTGGCGGAAAACGACTACGACATCGTGCTCATGGACCTGGAGATGCCCGGCATGGACGGCTACGAGGCCACCCGCATCATCCGCTCCTCGACCAACGGAAACCAACGTGTCAGACAACCGGATATCCCCATCCTCGCGGTCACGGCCCACGCCCTCGGCGAAGTGCGCGACCGGTGCGAACGCATTGGCATGGACGGCTTCGTGGCCAAGCCTGTGGGCTTCGGCGAACTCGGCTCGGCCATGCGCCAACTCCTCGGCGGCAGCTGGAACGTCGCCACGCCAGACAATGATTCCAAGGCTCCACCCGTCCTCGACATTGCCAAGGCCGCCAGCCAGCTCGGCGTGACCCGAAGTGAAGTCGCCTACCTGCTCCCCAAGGCGGTGGCCGAAATCGCGCATAAATTCGAGCTGGCCGAAAACGGCCTTGAGCGATCCGTCCTGCGCGAAGTGGCCCTCCAGTCCCACACCCTCAAGAGCGTGGCCGCCTCCATCGGCGCCGAGGCCACCCGCCGGGCTGCCGTAAAACTGGAAAACGCCTCCCGCCGTGACGACGGCCAACTCAGCGTACAACGGCTGGAAGAACTGCGCCGGGAATTATTCCACCTGCAAAAAGCTGCCAAGGAACTATAA